In Bacteroidota bacterium, the following proteins share a genomic window:
- a CDS encoding response regulator transcription factor, whose translation MFENINLLIADDHAIIRRGLKFLIDTQFKGIPITETDSLSGISQLINEKRFTHLILDMQLLDGNILEIFSTIKNEHPEVKTLIYSMSSKEVFGKRMIELGADGFLSKESSETDVISGLDLFFKGKKIFLSILKTNTLSGKSSNPLTLLSDRELTVFTYLIKGMGVKEISNKLNLKPTTVATFKARIFDKLGVSNVIDLQQIAEFHNIKGS comes from the coding sequence ATGTTTGAAAATATAAATCTGCTGATAGCTGACGACCACGCCATCATACGTAGGGGTCTAAAATTCTTAATCGATACTCAGTTCAAAGGTATACCGATTACAGAAACAGATTCATTATCCGGAATATCCCAACTAATTAATGAAAAAAGATTTACGCACTTGATACTGGACATGCAGTTGCTTGATGGAAACATTCTTGAAATATTTTCGACTATCAAAAATGAACATCCGGAAGTAAAAACTCTTATTTACAGCATGAGTAGTAAGGAGGTTTTTGGAAAACGCATGATTGAGTTAGGGGCAGATGGATTTTTAAGTAAAGAGTCATCAGAAACTGATGTCATAAGTGGACTGGATTTATTTTTTAAAGGGAAAAAGATTTTTTTGAGTATACTCAAGACGAACACACTAAGTGGAAAGTCGAGCAATCCGTTAACCTTATTAAGCGATAGAGAGCTCACCGTATTCACTTACCTCATAAAAGGAATGGGAGTAAAAGAAATATCCAATAAACTCAACTTAAAGCCTACTACCGTAGCCACTTTTAAAGCACGTATTTTTGATAAGCTTGGTGTATCAAATGTGATAGACTTACAGCAGATTGCCGAATTTCATAATATTAAAGGTAGCTGA
- a CDS encoding TolC family protein has translation MKFKFVLLLLQLACIHKMAAQDSSQTYSFSAEQAVAFAMQNSVNVQNALLDIDIAKKKISELTGIGLPQITAQGDLKYYAKAPIVLFPNFGKVVYDILAAEQLLSNAPPDLPGSVPATFFTKYVATGSISASQLIFDGTYIIGLKASHKYKELTAKTAEQVKIETSATIRKSYYNVLVSRERAKILVSNINRLQKLFSETEAMYKEGFVEEIDKKRLEVSLNNLKTEKENIDRMLLLGEYVLKFQMGMDVNDSIILTDELTDDDLSNYSSSLQNVNVNNRIEYQVLLTTRELQKLNVKRNQYAYLPNIVAYGSWQGQALRNEFDIFDTKQKWYPTGIIGGSINLPIFDGFQKRARISQEKLTLKKLDNGIKQFENASGLENMTAKINLQNALASLETQKKNKELAEEVLNVTRIKYNEGVGSNIEVVNAEAAVQEASSNYFNALYNAIVSKIDLDKSIGAIK, from the coding sequence ATGAAGTTTAAATTTGTCTTATTGCTCCTGCAATTGGCCTGTATACATAAAATGGCCGCTCAGGACAGTTCCCAAACTTATAGTTTCAGTGCAGAGCAAGCAGTGGCATTTGCCATGCAGAATAGCGTTAATGTTCAAAACGCTCTGCTTGATATTGATATTGCAAAAAAGAAAATTTCTGAATTAACCGGGATAGGATTACCTCAAATAACGGCTCAGGGCGATTTGAAGTATTATGCCAAAGCACCTATTGTGTTGTTTCCAAACTTTGGTAAGGTGGTGTATGATATATTAGCTGCCGAACAACTGCTCAGCAATGCACCGCCCGACTTGCCAGGTTCAGTGCCGGCCACTTTTTTTACCAAATATGTTGCTACTGGCAGCATAAGCGCCTCTCAGCTAATATTTGATGGCACATACATTATAGGCCTCAAGGCTTCGCATAAGTATAAGGAACTTACTGCAAAAACTGCTGAACAAGTTAAAATTGAAACTTCTGCCACCATCAGAAAATCGTATTACAATGTTTTAGTAAGTCGCGAGCGTGCAAAAATTTTAGTTAGTAATATCAATCGCTTGCAAAAACTATTTTCCGAAACCGAAGCGATGTATAAAGAAGGATTTGTAGAGGAAATTGATAAAAAGCGATTAGAGGTTTCACTTAATAATCTTAAGACTGAAAAAGAGAATATTGATCGGATGCTTTTGCTTGGCGAGTATGTATTGAAATTTCAAATGGGCATGGATGTGAATGATTCCATTATACTTACCGATGAATTAACCGATGATGATTTGTCTAATTACAGCAGTTCGTTGCAAAATGTAAATGTGAATAATCGCATCGAGTATCAGGTGCTATTAACCACACGCGAATTGCAAAAGCTAAACGTGAAACGCAATCAGTACGCTTATTTACCAAACATCGTGGCTTATGGCTCGTGGCAGGGACAAGCATTGCGAAATGAGTTTGATATATTTGATACAAAGCAAAAATGGTATCCAACAGGAATTATTGGAGGCAGTATCAATTTGCCCATTTTTGATGGGTTTCAAAAACGTGCAAGAATTTCGCAAGAAAAACTTACCCTTAAAAAACTGGATAACGGAATTAAACAATTTGAAAATGCCTCGGGTTTAGAAAACATGACAGCGAAAATAAATCTTCAAAATGCGTTAGCCTCGTTAGAAACACAAAAGAAAAACAAGGAGCTTGCAGAGGAGGTTTTGAATGTAACGCGCATTAAATATAATGAAGGTGTTGGCAGTAATATTGAAGTTGTAAATGCTGAAGCAGCTGTACAAGAAGCTAGCAGCAACTATTTTAATGCATTGTACAATGCCATTGTGTCTAAAATTGATTTAGATAAATCGATAGGAGCTATAAAATAA
- a CDS encoding S9 family peptidase, with the protein MKKISCLLIAASVLNILVAQTKSRNVQSTTLHTKPMATDVMQTAFTPEVLQTLKRVSEARLSPDGASIIYNLRTMDINENKGNSDIYRINMDGTNNMAVANGKGNESSAKFIDGGKRIAYLDDTNGSAQVWEMNADGSDKKQITNVDGGVTGFGYSPQLNYIWYSADVKLDKNPAEIYMDLPKVKDARIIDGLMYRHWNVWHDYTYSHVFVQGYNKGAITGSPMDVMPNEKWDCPIKPDGGEEQITFSHDGLKLYYASRKLQGTAYTKSTNSDIYEYTITSGSTRNLTDGMPGYDMDPVCSPNGKYLFWLSMEKAGYEADRNRLMMYDLATGNKKELLINFDYSVTKVVVNAQSTKLYFIAGMEATYQVLTYSLAGKDAGTMRKITNVRNDIQDISISGDDKNTLIIAPVCSHSMPTEVCKIDIKTGIVNKVTGVNNTLLQSLKLARTEKRMVKTTDGKSMLTWVVYPPDFDSTKTYPALLYCQGGPQSTVSQFFSYRWNFQLMAAMGYIVVAPNRRGLPSFGEEWNDAIQGEHGGQAITDLLSAIDDVATEKYVDKNRLGCVGASYGGYSAFYIAGNHNKRFKAFIAHCGIYNTISMYGQTEETWFVDNDYDGPYWKKPQPKSYTVYNPANYIDKWDTPILIIHNERDYRVPLAQGMEAFNAAQLRNIPSRFLYFPDEGHWVTKPQNSILWQREFFRWLDDHLKK; encoded by the coding sequence ATGAAAAAAATTTCTTGCTTACTAATAGCTGCATCAGTGTTAAACATATTAGTTGCGCAAACTAAGTCACGCAACGTGCAATCAACTACCTTGCATACTAAGCCTATGGCTACGGATGTGATGCAAACCGCGTTCACTCCTGAGGTGCTTCAAACGCTAAAGCGTGTAAGCGAAGCACGGCTTTCTCCGGATGGTGCTTCCATCATTTACAACCTGCGTACCATGGACATAAACGAAAATAAGGGGAACAGCGATATATACCGCATCAACATGGATGGCACCAACAACATGGCGGTGGCCAATGGAAAGGGAAACGAGAGTTCGGCAAAATTTATTGATGGGGGCAAACGTATAGCATATCTTGATGATACAAATGGTAGTGCGCAAGTATGGGAAATGAATGCAGATGGATCTGACAAAAAGCAGATTACCAATGTTGATGGAGGAGTTACAGGTTTTGGCTATTCTCCACAGCTTAATTATATTTGGTATAGTGCCGATGTTAAACTTGATAAGAACCCTGCCGAAATATATATGGATTTGCCAAAAGTAAAGGATGCCCGCATCATTGATGGATTAATGTACAGGCATTGGAATGTATGGCATGATTATACCTACTCACATGTTTTTGTTCAAGGATATAATAAGGGTGCCATAACGGGATCTCCCATGGATGTTATGCCTAACGAAAAATGGGATTGCCCTATAAAACCTGATGGAGGCGAAGAGCAAATTACATTTTCGCACGATGGACTTAAACTGTATTACGCATCGCGCAAGTTGCAAGGAACAGCTTATACCAAAAGTACCAATAGCGATATTTACGAGTATACCATTACGAGTGGTAGTACACGCAATCTTACCGATGGGATGCCCGGCTACGATATGGACCCCGTGTGTTCTCCTAATGGAAAATATCTCTTTTGGTTGAGTATGGAAAAGGCAGGATATGAAGCCGACCGTAACCGTCTTATGATGTATGATCTTGCCACAGGTAATAAAAAAGAATTACTCATTAACTTTGATTACAGCGTAACCAAAGTAGTTGTAAATGCACAAAGTACGAAGCTGTATTTTATTGCAGGTATGGAAGCAACGTATCAGGTGTTAACGTATAGCCTTGCAGGCAAAGATGCCGGCACCATGCGTAAAATAACTAATGTTAGAAATGATATTCAGGATATAAGCATTAGCGGGGACGATAAAAACACATTGATAATAGCGCCTGTGTGCAGTCACAGCATGCCTACCGAGGTTTGTAAAATAGATATTAAAACAGGAATAGTAAATAAGGTAACGGGAGTAAATAATACCCTGCTGCAATCATTAAAATTGGCACGCACCGAAAAGCGAATGGTAAAAACCACCGATGGCAAGAGCATGTTAACGTGGGTAGTATACCCTCCCGATTTTGATAGTACAAAAACCTATCCGGCATTACTCTATTGTCAGGGTGGGCCACAAAGTACGGTTAGTCAGTTTTTTAGTTATCGATGGAATTTTCAATTAATGGCAGCTATGGGTTATATTGTAGTAGCCCCTAATCGCAGAGGCTTACCAAGTTTTGGCGAAGAGTGGAACGATGCCATACAAGGGGAACATGGCGGGCAGGCAATAACAGATTTGTTGTCGGCTATTGATGATGTTGCAACAGAAAAATATGTAGATAAGAATCGCCTGGGCTGCGTTGGTGCAAGCTATGGCGGCTATAGTGCGTTTTATATTGCAGGCAATCATAATAAACGTTTCAAAGCATTTATTGCTCATTGCGGTATTTATAACACTATAAGTATGTACGGCCAAACAGAAGAAACCTGGTTTGTAGATAATGATTATGATGGCCCCTATTGGAAGAAACCACAACCCAAGTCGTACACTGTGTATAATCCTGCTAATTATATCGACAAGTGGGATACCCCCATTTTAATTATACATAACGAAAGAGATTATCGTGTCCCACTGGCTCAAGGTATGGAGGCTTTTAACGCAGCACAATTGCGCAATATCCCTTCGCGGTTCTTATACTTTCCTGACGAAGGACATTGGGTAACCAAACCACAAAATTCTATTTTGTGGCAACGAGAATTTTTTAGATGGCTTGATGATCACTTAAAAAAGTAA
- a CDS encoding efflux RND transporter periplasmic adaptor subunit: MSAKNNKDALERKMATLREQWRMAQIQSPINGSVDLVSIKEGQAIAPGMPCINVVNLTGLKIKGELAEANISKVKVGDEIILTFPDANATITAKATFVSKIINPLSRTFTIEARLESNTEGLRPGMVAIMKVADYNNKTAITIPINTLQSDANGNYVVIANTTGDKVKAAKSMVETGSTYQGMVEVKNGLKEGDKLIVKGFQGLNEGDAIEF, encoded by the coding sequence ATGAGCGCAAAAAATAATAAGGATGCGCTTGAAAGAAAGATGGCCACACTTAGAGAGCAATGGCGAATGGCACAAATACAATCACCTATCAATGGCTCGGTTGATTTAGTGAGCATTAAAGAAGGACAGGCCATTGCACCCGGTATGCCTTGCATTAATGTGGTAAACTTAACTGGATTGAAAATTAAAGGGGAACTTGCCGAAGCAAATATTTCGAAAGTGAAGGTTGGCGATGAAATAATTTTAACTTTTCCTGATGCGAATGCTACCATTACTGCCAAGGCCACTTTCGTATCAAAAATCATTAATCCATTATCCCGCACATTTACTATAGAGGCACGCTTGGAGTCGAACACCGAAGGCCTTCGTCCGGGCATGGTTGCCATTATGAAGGTAGCGGACTATAACAATAAAACAGCCATTACAATACCTATCAATACACTTCAATCAGATGCCAACGGCAACTATGTAGTTATTGCAAATACTACTGGCGATAAAGTGAAAGCAGCAAAGAGCATGGTAGAAACGGGAAGCACCTATCAAGGTATGGTAGAAGTAAAAAACGGACTCAAAGAGGGTGATAAATTAATAGTTAAAGGATTTCAAGGATTGAACGAAGGGGATGCAATTGAATTTTAA
- a CDS encoding TetR/AcrR family transcriptional regulator, whose product MNVHPAHLKIIDTARSMMYQHGIKRITMDDIARHAGISKKTIYETFDDKNELVLALLHDEMSKNQQQINSFVTSSKNAIEEIVATMNYMSNEFGVINPVMFYDLIKYHHQAWNEFNNFMEECVNSMIELNLKRGMKEGYYRSDLKIKILSRLRLLQIEMIINGRSFPVHKYNFIDVHIELMKHFLFGIATLKGHKLINKLLDVNETE is encoded by the coding sequence ATGAACGTACATCCTGCACACCTAAAAATTATTGATACAGCACGATCCATGATGTATCAGCATGGTATTAAGAGAATAACCATGGATGATATTGCCCGACATGCTGGTATTAGTAAAAAGACAATTTATGAGACCTTTGATGATAAGAACGAACTGGTACTAGCTTTACTTCACGATGAAATGAGTAAAAATCAGCAGCAAATAAATTCGTTTGTTACAAGCAGCAAGAATGCCATTGAAGAAATTGTAGCTACCATGAATTATATGTCAAACGAATTTGGTGTTATCAATCCGGTTATGTTTTATGACTTGATAAAATATCATCATCAGGCATGGAACGAGTTCAATAATTTTATGGAGGAGTGTGTAAACAGTATGATTGAGCTAAATCTGAAGCGAGGTATGAAAGAAGGATATTACCGTAGTGATTTGAAAATAAAAATACTTAGCAGGTTACGCTTACTCCAAATTGAAATGATAATTAATGGAAGAAGTTTTCCGGTTCATAAATACAATTTTATTGATGTACACATTGAACTTATGAAACACTTTCTGTTTGGGATTGCCACATTAAAAGGTCACAAGTTGATTAATAAGTTGCTTGATGTAAACGAAACCGAATAA
- a CDS encoding efflux RND transporter permease subunit, with protein MIDKFKEFKISSWAIDNRTSVYVLTVIITLFGIFSYQALPKEQFPDIVIPTIFVTTFYNGTSPLDMENLVSKPLEKQLKGISGVNKMTSNSLQDFSNVVVEFRTDVSVSDAKQKVKDAIDKAKRDLPNDLTSGPTAIEVDFSEFPMMQVNISGDYSLDKLESYSDRLKDEIESLKEITRVDMGGALSREVQVNVDLYKVQAAQLSIGDIERAIRFENMTISGGLAEVNQMKRSLQISGEFQNVEQINNIVVNTINGSPIYLKDVAEVKFAAKEAESFARLNRKSVITLNVIRKTGQNLIDASDKIKEVIERLQKEEFPKDLNIVLTGDQSTNTRVTLHDLINTIIIGFVLVTIVLMFFMGATNALFVALSVPLSMFIAFMVLPSIDFTLNMIVLFSFLLALGIVVDDAIVVIENTHRIFDNGKVPIKQAAKTAAGEVFYPVLSGTLTTLAPFIPLAFWQGLIGKFMFYLPITMIISLLASLLVAYIINPVFAVDFMKKHDEHSQSKSKINKGLLVTVIVFVALALMFYVPGFATGNKGAIGIGNFTMTMLLVYIFYKFILEGMIKKFQTRTWPGVQNAYSKVLAASLRNPVKILVATFALFIFSIVLLGLRSPKVLFFPESEPNFIYAYINMPTGTSTAYTDSVTKIVEERIFKVVGDNNPDVSSIIANVAVAAGDPRENDRATYSHRSKVTVAFVEYAKRKSPHTSDYIEKIRTAVKGIAGAEIAVDREQGGPPTSKPIQVEISGDNFEELGIISSDINRFLDSLQISGVEELRTNLQDNKPQITFNIDRERANREGISTAQIGMEIRNAVYGSEASKFKDGNEDYPIMIRYKEEQRNNLDALNNLRLTYRDMSMGGMVRQVPISSFTTIDYNKTYDAIIRKNQKRTVTLSSNVLEGANPNETVARVQAAIANYPIPEGITIKMGGELEQQEETMSFLGNAMGISLLLIILILVTQFNSISKSLIILTEIIFSMIGVFLGVAIFNMDFVIVMTGIGIVALAGIVVRNGILIVEFTDLLREQGMELFPAIVEAGRTRVTPVLLTATATILGLVPLAIGLNIDFVTLFTDFNPHFFLGGDSVAFWGPLSWTMIFGLGFATFLTLILVPVMYLLVEGFKLRIKARKTSLPLIDTCELHAAVRNTS; from the coding sequence ATGATTGATAAATTTAAAGAGTTCAAAATTTCGAGTTGGGCTATCGATAACAGAACAAGTGTTTATGTTTTGACAGTAATCATCACCTTGTTTGGAATTTTTTCTTATCAGGCATTGCCTAAAGAGCAATTTCCGGACATCGTAATACCAACCATTTTTGTTACTACATTCTATAATGGCACCTCACCGCTCGATATGGAGAACCTGGTTTCGAAACCTCTTGAGAAGCAGTTAAAGGGAATTTCGGGAGTAAATAAAATGACAAGCAATTCGTTGCAGGATTTTAGCAATGTAGTGGTTGAGTTTAGAACCGATGTAAGTGTAAGCGATGCCAAGCAAAAGGTGAAAGATGCCATAGATAAAGCCAAGCGCGATTTGCCCAACGACCTTACCTCAGGGCCAACGGCTATCGAAGTGGACTTTAGCGAATTCCCAATGATGCAGGTCAATATAAGTGGCGACTACAGCCTCGATAAACTTGAATCTTATTCTGACAGGCTAAAGGATGAAATAGAATCGCTCAAAGAAATTACTCGTGTAGATATGGGTGGGGCGCTAAGTCGTGAAGTTCAGGTAAATGTTGATTTGTATAAAGTACAAGCTGCACAATTGTCGATTGGTGATATTGAACGTGCCATCCGTTTCGAAAACATGACCATTAGCGGAGGTCTTGCCGAAGTAAATCAAATGAAACGCTCATTGCAGATTAGTGGCGAATTTCAAAATGTTGAACAGATAAATAATATTGTTGTTAATACAATAAATGGTTCTCCTATCTATTTGAAAGATGTGGCAGAGGTAAAATTTGCAGCTAAAGAAGCAGAGAGTTTTGCCCGCTTAAACCGCAAAAGCGTAATTACCTTAAATGTAATTCGTAAAACAGGACAAAATCTAATTGATGCTTCAGATAAAATAAAAGAAGTAATTGAGCGGCTTCAAAAGGAAGAATTTCCTAAGGACCTAAATATAGTTCTAACTGGTGACCAAAGCACCAACACACGTGTTACACTTCACGACTTAATTAATACCATCATCATCGGATTTGTATTAGTGACCATTGTGCTAATGTTTTTTATGGGTGCTACCAATGCCTTGTTTGTTGCGCTAAGTGTGCCCTTAAGTATGTTCATTGCATTTATGGTTTTGCCCAGTATTGATTTTACATTAAATATGATTGTGTTGTTTTCGTTCCTGCTGGCACTTGGTATAGTGGTAGATGATGCCATTGTAGTAATAGAAAATACACACAGAATATTTGATAATGGAAAAGTACCTATAAAACAGGCAGCCAAGACCGCTGCGGGCGAAGTCTTTTACCCGGTACTATCCGGAACACTAACTACTCTTGCGCCTTTCATACCGCTTGCCTTTTGGCAAGGTCTTATTGGTAAGTTTATGTTTTACTTACCTATCACCATGATCATTTCCTTGCTTGCTTCATTGCTTGTTGCCTATATCATTAACCCCGTATTTGCAGTTGATTTCATGAAAAAGCATGACGAGCATAGTCAGTCGAAATCTAAAATCAATAAAGGCCTTCTTGTAACGGTGATTGTATTCGTTGCCTTGGCTCTCATGTTTTACGTGCCTGGTTTTGCTACCGGCAACAAAGGTGCTATCGGCATTGGCAATTTTACTATGACCATGCTACTTGTCTATATCTTCTATAAATTTATTTTAGAAGGAATGATAAAAAAATTTCAAACCAGAACCTGGCCTGGGGTACAGAATGCATATTCCAAAGTGCTTGCAGCAAGTTTGCGCAATCCGGTAAAAATATTAGTAGCAACGTTTGCTTTGTTTATTTTCTCTATTGTGTTGTTAGGCTTGCGCAGTCCAAAGGTTTTGTTTTTTCCAGAGTCAGAGCCTAACTTTATTTATGCCTATATCAATATGCCTACCGGTACCAGCACTGCGTATACAGATAGCGTTACAAAAATTGTGGAAGAGCGCATATTTAAAGTAGTAGGAGATAACAACCCCGATGTGAGCAGCATTATAGCTAATGTAGCTGTTGCTGCCGGAGACCCAAGAGAAAACGATAGAGCCACCTACTCGCACCGTTCTAAAGTTACCGTTGCTTTTGTAGAATATGCTAAACGCAAAAGCCCCCATACAAGTGACTATATAGAAAAAATTCGCACAGCAGTAAAAGGAATTGCCGGTGCCGAAATAGCTGTTGACCGTGAGCAAGGCGGCCCACCCACCTCTAAACCTATTCAAGTAGAAATAAGTGGCGATAATTTTGAAGAGCTTGGAATAATATCTTCGGATATAAATCGCTTTCTGGATTCCTTGCAAATAAGTGGGGTTGAAGAATTACGTACCAACCTGCAAGACAATAAGCCTCAAATAACTTTTAATATAGATCGCGAACGAGCCAACCGCGAAGGAATATCGACTGCTCAAATTGGAATGGAAATTCGCAATGCAGTTTATGGTAGCGAGGCTAGTAAATTCAAAGATGGTAACGAAGATTATCCGATTATGATTCGTTACAAAGAAGAGCAACGAAATAATCTCGATGCTTTGAATAACTTGAGATTAACCTACCGCGATATGAGTATGGGTGGTATGGTTAGGCAAGTACCAATTTCATCATTTACCACCATCGATTATAATAAAACATACGATGCCATTATTCGTAAAAATCAAAAGCGAACCGTTACTCTTTCGTCCAATGTACTGGAAGGCGCCAATCCTAATGAAACGGTTGCAAGGGTGCAGGCAGCTATTGCAAATTATCCGATACCCGAAGGTATAACCATTAAGATGGGTGGCGAACTTGAACAGCAGGAAGAAACCATGAGTTTTCTTGGAAACGCAATGGGTATATCTCTGTTGCTTATTATTTTAATTTTAGTAACGCAGTTCAATTCGATAAGCAAATCGCTCATTATTCTTACCGAAATTATTTTCTCAATGATAGGCGTGTTTTTAGGTGTTGCTATTTTTAATATGGATTTTGTAATTGTTATGACCGGAATAGGAATTGTTGCCTTAGCAGGAATTGTTGTACGAAATGGAATATTAATAGTTGAGTTTACTGATTTATTACGCGAGCAAGGAATGGAATTATTTCCGGCAATAGTTGAGGCTGGTCGCACTCGTGTCACTCCTGTATTACTTACGGCTACTGCCACCATTTTAGGTTTGGTGCCTTTAGCCATAGGCTTAAATATCGACTTCGTTACACTCTTTACCGACTTTAACCCACATTTCTTTTTAGGGGGGGACAGTGTAGCATTTTGGGGGCCTTTATCCTGGACAATGATATTTGGGCTTGGGTTTGCCACCTTCCTCACCTTAATATTAGTTCCGGTAATGTACTTATTGGTTGAAGGATTTAAGCTCAGAATTAAGGCACGAAAAACAAGCCTGCCATTAATTGATACCTGTGAGTTGCATGCAGCAGTAAGAAACACTTCTTAA
- a CDS encoding biotin/lipoyl-binding protein, whose protein sequence is MKYSITKLSIVVLTLVMVGCGSTSTDKKAELDKLIKEQAALNDKINTLRKELAGKDASTKTRKVEVADLTQKPFVHYIDVQAKVDGDQNVNVAPQMPGTIKSILVREGQAVTKGQILATLDDAVVLQGINELQTQLDFATTVFKKQDNLWEAKNRK, encoded by the coding sequence ATGAAATACTCAATCACTAAATTATCCATTGTTGTATTAACCCTGGTAATGGTGGGCTGTGGATCGACCTCCACAGATAAAAAAGCTGAGCTGGACAAGTTAATAAAAGAGCAAGCTGCATTAAATGATAAAATTAATACCCTGCGCAAAGAATTAGCAGGCAAGGATGCAAGCACAAAAACCAGAAAAGTAGAGGTTGCTGACCTAACGCAAAAACCATTCGTACATTATATAGATGTGCAGGCTAAGGTGGATGGCGATCAAAATGTAAATGTAGCGCCTCAAATGCCTGGAACCATTAAGTCAATTTTGGTACGCGAAGGGCAAGCAGTAACCAAAGGACAAATATTAGCTACCCTTGATGATGCAGTTGTATTGCAAGGCATTAATGAATTGCAAACCCAACTTGATTTTGCAACTACAGTGTTTAAGAAACAAGATAACCTTTGGGAAGCAAAAAATAGGAAGTGA
- a CDS encoding T9SS type A sorting domain-containing protein: MKKTMTFFFGLLALASQAQIIVDTNTPLPQMVQTFVGNGITISNVAHTGGPGSIALFSGATNLPIQNGLMLSSGFIDSTINLPASSMASGYGSAVGDADLSVLTGTPTFDASVLEFDFVASGTIAEFRYLFLSEEYNEFVGSSFNDAFALFISGPGINGADNIALIPGINLPVAINNVNNGNAAGLSNGPCFNCAFYIDNYNDSTFIFDGLTTKLTASHAITPGTTYHLKLVVADASDMILDSGILLEAYSLKSTGNSSLDEIKDINHFFVQLENIVLFQNMKTNSTVAVIDAAGKTAISTSATNSKTIDLSALSAGIYTLQIHQGESLLRTKILVK, from the coding sequence ATGAAAAAAACCATGACATTCTTCTTTGGCTTACTTGCATTGGCAAGTCAAGCACAAATTATTGTTGACACCAATACCCCTTTACCTCAAATGGTGCAAACTTTTGTTGGCAACGGAATCACCATTAGCAATGTAGCCCACACCGGTGGCCCAGGTAGTATTGCCTTGTTTTCGGGTGCTACTAATTTGCCTATTCAAAACGGACTTATGTTATCATCAGGGTTTATTGACTCCACTATTAATCTGCCTGCATCAAGCATGGCAAGTGGATATGGCAGTGCCGTTGGAGATGCTGATTTATCTGTATTGACCGGCACGCCCACGTTTGATGCATCGGTTCTTGAGTTTGATTTTGTTGCTTCGGGCACTATTGCAGAATTCCGGTATTTATTTCTAAGCGAAGAATACAACGAATTTGTGGGTTCATCATTTAATGATGCTTTTGCCTTATTTATATCTGGTCCAGGGATAAACGGTGCAGATAACATTGCCTTAATCCCCGGAATCAACCTTCCGGTAGCTATCAATAATGTGAATAATGGCAATGCCGCTGGACTAAGTAATGGCCCTTGTTTCAATTGCGCCTTTTATATTGACAATTACAATGATTCAACATTTATTTTTGATGGCTTAACTACTAAACTTACCGCTTCTCATGCCATTACTCCAGGCACTACTTATCATTTGAAATTAGTGGTGGCCGATGCTTCTGATATGATTCTTGATAGCGGTATTTTGCTTGAAGCTTATAGTTTAAAATCAACCGGCAATTCATCACTTGATGAAATAAAAGATATCAATCACTTCTTTGTTCAATTAGAAAATATAGTTTTGTTTCAAAATATGAAAACAAACAGCACCGTTGCTGTAATTGATGCTGCCGGTAAAACTGCCATAAGTACTTCTGCTACGAATAGCAAGACAATTGACTTAAGCGCACTTTCTGCAGGTATTTATACCTTGCAGATTCATCAAGGTGAATCGTTACTTCGCACAAAAATTCTGGTAAAATAA